A DNA window from Corvus hawaiiensis isolate bCorHaw1 chromosome 11, bCorHaw1.pri.cur, whole genome shotgun sequence contains the following coding sequences:
- the CCDC66 gene encoding coiled-coil domain-containing protein 66 isoform X2, protein MNLGDGLKLETEVLDGKPRLILASSDKSKPAMKMGNKARAPKQTLRIKHTGLVLRPTQNACIKQENLTKPRSESSLSMTKGEKLQVNKRSSHEATTKDHSLIFQRDKTNRYPDSEDPNIVKETKQKPQTPCVSAEDFKSLVCLTQEQLQQILMIVKEGRSISETHNEKQEEMASYEASEENVTPSLQKDCEVSLVPDEANSDSSRKQEAHPQPGQKVTKDSWKPADMFSTLGEREGEKALLEFKKAQWKKELDEQVALKKKLKETLEGNMGDFWAKPGNNKTHKVETPDPDQTMFPADSVHGTEENSACTAALATEPDGVALNVPGAPAGQSSDFSSSDFPAGSCTALAFREAVPQERPFSALKHEQQKKWLEELDKQKEEAKLRKIEEKLNLSKAEEHDRWAMHFDSFKNHLNANAQQGMYRKPESLCLSPDHKDPTAFIHPLSPAALGNLMPLQVGTAEKAAKSGALEQSQRVSFLRSMTALLDPAQIEERDRRRQKQLEHQKAIMAQVEEKRKKKQLEEEQRKWEEQQEELRLAREKAQLQKQFEEEMLKQKQKEELATLKAKELYQTMEKAQELAHGSKQQQHIPDLAQKAHDISKLQNNLGDTQFENCNSGISAQSTDFPDGVESSPPEQQASPRRDTAVQTDCYNTSAYTESAEERTACCESPDISIEYKETSNSKKYQKEMQYTDKNKLSGKETGGIYSDLYEQYARRERQIKSSEKYSKRPDWNINKPGKRYIPASERYPKPLQKQREENKVRRQMELLQLVERNSPGQLSTRRGGHSARSLSPREETAGKNKGHRGRKEEQFHKNHLNEERSESPPVPAVRNRLLQVQQRQIQASHFLVQNHHGRRERSSRADAQQRSSPAAVPEAARPPSAQFVPYVRTREVYYLDPEAPLSRPSTQDPQHRHLHDSYQMPRQIFSSDHIRDPLLNPDVVTIRERQQAILKGLSKLRQGLLQKQKELENTLIPIVAQENFMPPF, encoded by the exons ATGAACCTGGG CGATGGACTGAAGCTCGAAACTGAAGTGCTGGATGGAAAGCCTAGGCTAATTTTAGCTTcttctg ATAAATCAAAGCCTGCCATGAAG ATGGGTAATAAAGCCAGAGCACCTAAACAGACCTTGAGAATAAAGCACACTGGGCTCGTCTTGAGGCCAACACAAAATGCTTGTATCAAGCAGGAAAATTTAACAAAACCAAGGAGTGAATCAAGCTTATCAATGACAAAAGGTGAAAAGCTGCAAGTTAATAAACGCTCCTCACATGAAGCCACAACTAAAGATCACTCTTTGATTTTCCAAAGAGATAAGACAAACAGATACCCTGATTCAGAGGATCCTAATATTGTGAAAGAAACTAAACAGAAACCTCAAACCCCATGTGTATCAGCTGAAGACTTTAAAAGTTTGGTGTGTTTAACACAAGAACAGCTTCAACAGATACTGATGATTGTTAAAGAAGGGAGAAGCATCTCTGAGACTCATAAtgaaaagcaagaggaaatgg CTTCTTATGAGGCATCAGAGGAGAATGTTACACCATCACTCCAGAAAGACTGTGAAGTGTCCCTGGTTCCAGATGAAGCAAACTCTGATTCAAGCAGGAAACAAGAAGCACATCCACAGCCCGGACAAAAAGTTAC aaagGATTCATGGAAACCTGCTGACATGTTTAGTACCTTGGGTGAAAGAGAAGGGGAGAAAGCCTTATTGGAATTTAAAAAGGCCCAATGGAAGAAGGAATTAG atgaaCAAGTAGCActgaagaagaaactgaaagaaactTTGGAGGGAAACATGGGCGATTTCTGGGCAAAACCTGGCAATAATAAAACCCATAAAGTGGAAACACCTGACCCAGACCAG ACAATGTTTCCAGCTGATTCAGTTCATGGCACTGAGGAAAACTCTGCCTGTACAGCTGCTTTAGCCACAGAGCCTGATGGAGTTGCACTGAATGTTCCAGGAGCTCCAGCTGGGCAGTCTTCTGATTTCAGTTCTTCTGACTTTCCAGCTGGCAGTTGCACAGCATTGGCTTTCAGG GAAGCTGTGCCACAGGAACGACCTTTTAGTGCTTTGAAACATGAGCAACAGAAGAAGTGGCTTGAAGAGTTGgacaagcagaaggaagaagctAAATTAcgaaaaatagaagaaaaacttAATTTATCAAAG GCAGAAGAGCATGACAGATGGGCAATGCATTTTGATTCTTTTAAGAACCACCTTAATGCTAATGCACAACAGGGAATGTACAGAAAGCCTGAAAGTCTTTGCCTGTCACCTGACCACAAGGACCCGACTGCTTTCATTCACCCTTTGTCACCTGCAGCTTTAGGCAACCTCATGCCTTTACAGGTGGGAACTGCAGAAAAAGCTGCTAAAAGTGGTGCTTTGGAACAAAGTCAGAGAGTCAG ttttctcCGTTCCATGACAGCTCTGCTGGACCCTGCACAGATTgaggagagggacaggagaCGGCAGAAGCAGTTGGAACATCAG AAAGCAATAATGGCTCAGGTGGAAGAAAAACGGAAGAAGAAACAACTggaggaagagcagagaaaatggGAAGAACAACAGGAAGAACTGCGCCTGGCACGAGAAAAAGCACAACTGCAGAAACAGTTTGAAGAAGAAAtgctgaaacaaaaacaaaaggag gaacttGCAACTCTTAAAGCCAAAGAGCTTTATCAGACAATGGAAAAAGCTCAGGAATTAGCCCATGGatcaaaacaacaacagcacATTCCAGACTTGGCTCAGAAGGCACATGACATTTCAAAACTTCAGAACAATCTTG GTGATACACAGTttgaaaattgtaattctgGCATTTCAGCACAAAGTACTGATTTCCCTGATGGTGTGGAGAGCAGTCCCCCTGAGCAGCAGGCTTCTCCTCGGAGGGACACCGCGGTGCAGACAG attgcTATAATACTTCAGCATACACTGAGTCAGCTGAGGAAAGAACTGCATGTTGTGAATCACCTGATATTTCCATAGAATATAAAGAAACCTCTAACAGTAAAAAATACCAGAAGGAAATGCAGTATACggataaaaataaactttcaggAAAAGAGACTGGTGGCATTTACAGTGATCTATACGAGCAATATGCAAGAAGAGAAAGACAAATTAAGTcttcagaaaaatacagcaaaagacCTGACTGGAACATAAACAAGCCTGGGAAAAGATACATTCCAGCCTCAGAAAGGTACCCTAAACCACTGCAGAAACAAAGGGAAGAGAACAAAGTGCGCCGCCaaatggagctgctgcagttggTAGAAAGGaacagccctgggcagctcagTACAAGAAGAGGGGGGCACTCAGCCAGGTCTCTCTCACCTCGGGAAGAAACAGCTGGGAAGAACAAGGGCCACAGAGGCAGGAAG GAAGAACAATTTCATAAGAATCACTTGAATGAAGAAAG GTCTGAATCCCCACCTGTTCCAGCAGTTAGGAACAGATTACTCCAAGTACAACAAAGACAGATCCAGGCTTCTCATTTCCTGGTGCAGAACCACCATGGTaggagagagaggagcagcagggcagacgCTCAGCAGAGGAGCTCCCCCGCTGCCGTCCCTGAGGCCGCGAGACCTCCCTCGGCACAGTTCGTGCCCTACGTGCGCACGCGGGAGGTTTATTACCTCGACCCTGAGGCACCGCTGAGCCGGCCCTCAACACAGGACCCCCAGCATCGACACCTGCACG ATTCTTACCAAATGCCACGACAGATTTTTAGCTCAGATCACATTAGAGATCCTCTTCTCAATCCTGATGTAGTTACAATCAGAGAGAGACAACAAGCAATTCTCAAAGGATTGTCAAAATTACGACAG ggcctcctgcagaagcagaaggagTTGGAGAACACTCTGATTCCCATTGTAGCTCAAGAGAACTTCATGCCACCGTTTTGA
- the CCDC66 gene encoding coiled-coil domain-containing protein 66 isoform X3, with translation MNLGDGLKLETEVLDGKPRLILASSDKSKPAMKMGNKARAPKQTLRIKHTGLVLRPTQNACIKQENLTKPRSESSLSMTKGEKLQVNKRSSHEATTKDHSLIFQRDKTNRYPDSEDPNIVKETKQKPQTPCVSAEDFKSLVCLTQEQLQQILMIVKEGRSISETHNEKQEEMASYEASEENVTPSLQKDCEVSLVPDEANSDSSRKQEAHPQPGQKDSWKPADMFSTLGEREGEKALLEFKKAQWKKELDEQVALKKKLKETLEGNMGDFWAKPGNNKTHKVETPDPDQTMFPADSVHGTEENSACTAALATEPDGVALNVPGAPAGQSSDFSSSDFPAGSCTALAFREAVPQERPFSALKHEQQKKWLEELDKQKEEAKLRKIEEKLNLSKAEEHDRWAMHFDSFKNHLNANAQQGMYRKPESLCLSPDHKDPTAFIHPLSPAALGNLMPLQVGTAEKAAKSGALEQSQRVSFLRSMTALLDPAQIEERDRRRQKQLEHQKAIMAQVEEKRKKKQLEEEQRKWEEQQEELRLAREKAQLQKQFEEEMLKQKQKEELATLKAKELYQTMEKAQELAHGSKQQQHIPDLAQKAHDISKLQNNLGSGDTQFENCNSGISAQSTDFPDGVESSPPEQQASPRRDTAVQTDCYNTSAYTESAEERTACCESPDISIEYKETSNSKKYQKEMQYTDKNKLSGKETGGIYSDLYEQYARRERQIKSSEKYSKRPDWNINKPGKRYIPASERYPKPLQKQREENKVRRQMELLQLVERNSPGQLSTRRGGHSARSLSPREETAGKNKGHRGRKEEQFHKNHLNEERSESPPVPAVRNRLLQVQQRQIQASHFLVQNHHGRRERSSRADAQQRSSPAAVPEAARPPSAQFVPYVRTREVYYLDPEAPLSRPSTQDPQHRHLHDSYQMPRQIFSSDHIRDPLLNPDVVTIRERQQAILKGLSKLRQGLLQKQKELENTLIPIVAQENFMPPF, from the exons ATGAACCTGGG CGATGGACTGAAGCTCGAAACTGAAGTGCTGGATGGAAAGCCTAGGCTAATTTTAGCTTcttctg ATAAATCAAAGCCTGCCATGAAG ATGGGTAATAAAGCCAGAGCACCTAAACAGACCTTGAGAATAAAGCACACTGGGCTCGTCTTGAGGCCAACACAAAATGCTTGTATCAAGCAGGAAAATTTAACAAAACCAAGGAGTGAATCAAGCTTATCAATGACAAAAGGTGAAAAGCTGCAAGTTAATAAACGCTCCTCACATGAAGCCACAACTAAAGATCACTCTTTGATTTTCCAAAGAGATAAGACAAACAGATACCCTGATTCAGAGGATCCTAATATTGTGAAAGAAACTAAACAGAAACCTCAAACCCCATGTGTATCAGCTGAAGACTTTAAAAGTTTGGTGTGTTTAACACAAGAACAGCTTCAACAGATACTGATGATTGTTAAAGAAGGGAGAAGCATCTCTGAGACTCATAAtgaaaagcaagaggaaatgg CTTCTTATGAGGCATCAGAGGAGAATGTTACACCATCACTCCAGAAAGACTGTGAAGTGTCCCTGGTTCCAGATGAAGCAAACTCTGATTCAAGCAGGAAACAAGAAGCACATCCACAGCCCGGACAAAAA GATTCATGGAAACCTGCTGACATGTTTAGTACCTTGGGTGAAAGAGAAGGGGAGAAAGCCTTATTGGAATTTAAAAAGGCCCAATGGAAGAAGGAATTAG atgaaCAAGTAGCActgaagaagaaactgaaagaaactTTGGAGGGAAACATGGGCGATTTCTGGGCAAAACCTGGCAATAATAAAACCCATAAAGTGGAAACACCTGACCCAGACCAG ACAATGTTTCCAGCTGATTCAGTTCATGGCACTGAGGAAAACTCTGCCTGTACAGCTGCTTTAGCCACAGAGCCTGATGGAGTTGCACTGAATGTTCCAGGAGCTCCAGCTGGGCAGTCTTCTGATTTCAGTTCTTCTGACTTTCCAGCTGGCAGTTGCACAGCATTGGCTTTCAGG GAAGCTGTGCCACAGGAACGACCTTTTAGTGCTTTGAAACATGAGCAACAGAAGAAGTGGCTTGAAGAGTTGgacaagcagaaggaagaagctAAATTAcgaaaaatagaagaaaaacttAATTTATCAAAG GCAGAAGAGCATGACAGATGGGCAATGCATTTTGATTCTTTTAAGAACCACCTTAATGCTAATGCACAACAGGGAATGTACAGAAAGCCTGAAAGTCTTTGCCTGTCACCTGACCACAAGGACCCGACTGCTTTCATTCACCCTTTGTCACCTGCAGCTTTAGGCAACCTCATGCCTTTACAGGTGGGAACTGCAGAAAAAGCTGCTAAAAGTGGTGCTTTGGAACAAAGTCAGAGAGTCAG ttttctcCGTTCCATGACAGCTCTGCTGGACCCTGCACAGATTgaggagagggacaggagaCGGCAGAAGCAGTTGGAACATCAG AAAGCAATAATGGCTCAGGTGGAAGAAAAACGGAAGAAGAAACAACTggaggaagagcagagaaaatggGAAGAACAACAGGAAGAACTGCGCCTGGCACGAGAAAAAGCACAACTGCAGAAACAGTTTGAAGAAGAAAtgctgaaacaaaaacaaaaggag gaacttGCAACTCTTAAAGCCAAAGAGCTTTATCAGACAATGGAAAAAGCTCAGGAATTAGCCCATGGatcaaaacaacaacagcacATTCCAGACTTGGCTCAGAAGGCACATGACATTTCAAAACTTCAGAACAATCTTGGTAGTG GTGATACACAGTttgaaaattgtaattctgGCATTTCAGCACAAAGTACTGATTTCCCTGATGGTGTGGAGAGCAGTCCCCCTGAGCAGCAGGCTTCTCCTCGGAGGGACACCGCGGTGCAGACAG attgcTATAATACTTCAGCATACACTGAGTCAGCTGAGGAAAGAACTGCATGTTGTGAATCACCTGATATTTCCATAGAATATAAAGAAACCTCTAACAGTAAAAAATACCAGAAGGAAATGCAGTATACggataaaaataaactttcaggAAAAGAGACTGGTGGCATTTACAGTGATCTATACGAGCAATATGCAAGAAGAGAAAGACAAATTAAGTcttcagaaaaatacagcaaaagacCTGACTGGAACATAAACAAGCCTGGGAAAAGATACATTCCAGCCTCAGAAAGGTACCCTAAACCACTGCAGAAACAAAGGGAAGAGAACAAAGTGCGCCGCCaaatggagctgctgcagttggTAGAAAGGaacagccctgggcagctcagTACAAGAAGAGGGGGGCACTCAGCCAGGTCTCTCTCACCTCGGGAAGAAACAGCTGGGAAGAACAAGGGCCACAGAGGCAGGAAG GAAGAACAATTTCATAAGAATCACTTGAATGAAGAAAG GTCTGAATCCCCACCTGTTCCAGCAGTTAGGAACAGATTACTCCAAGTACAACAAAGACAGATCCAGGCTTCTCATTTCCTGGTGCAGAACCACCATGGTaggagagagaggagcagcagggcagacgCTCAGCAGAGGAGCTCCCCCGCTGCCGTCCCTGAGGCCGCGAGACCTCCCTCGGCACAGTTCGTGCCCTACGTGCGCACGCGGGAGGTTTATTACCTCGACCCTGAGGCACCGCTGAGCCGGCCCTCAACACAGGACCCCCAGCATCGACACCTGCACG ATTCTTACCAAATGCCACGACAGATTTTTAGCTCAGATCACATTAGAGATCCTCTTCTCAATCCTGATGTAGTTACAATCAGAGAGAGACAACAAGCAATTCTCAAAGGATTGTCAAAATTACGACAG ggcctcctgcagaagcagaaggagTTGGAGAACACTCTGATTCCCATTGTAGCTCAAGAGAACTTCATGCCACCGTTTTGA
- the CCDC66 gene encoding coiled-coil domain-containing protein 66 isoform X4: protein MNLGDGLKLETEVLDGKPRLILASSDKSKPAMKMGNKARAPKQTLRIKHTGLVLRPTQNACIKQENLTKPRSESSLSMTKGEKLQVNKRSSHEATTKDHSLIFQRDKTNRYPDSEDPNIVKETKQKPQTPCVSAEDFKSLVCLTQEQLQQILMIVKEGRSISETHNEKQEEMASYEASEENVTPSLQKDCEVSLVPDEANSDSSRKQEAHPQPGQKVTKDSWKPADMFSTLGEREGEKALLEFKKAQWKKELDEQVALKKKLKETLEGNMGDFWAKPGNNKTHKVETPDPDQTMFPADSVHGTEENSACTAALATEPDGVALNVPGAPAGQSSDFSSSDFPAGSCTALAFREAVPQERPFSALKHEQQKKWLEELDKQKEEAKLRKIEEKLNLSKAEEHDRWAMHFDSFKNHLNANAQQGMYRKPESLCLSPDHKDPTAFIHPLSPAALGNLMPLQVGTAEKAAKSGALEQSQRVSFLRSMTALLDPAQIEERDRRRQKQLEHQKAIMAQVEEKRKKKQLEEEQRKWEEQQEELRLAREKAQLQKQFEEEMLKQKQKEELATLKAKELYQTMEKAQELAHGSKQQQHIPDLAQKAHDISKLQNNLGSAQSTDFPDGVESSPPEQQASPRRDTAVQTDCYNTSAYTESAEERTACCESPDISIEYKETSNSKKYQKEMQYTDKNKLSGKETGGIYSDLYEQYARRERQIKSSEKYSKRPDWNINKPGKRYIPASERYPKPLQKQREENKVRRQMELLQLVERNSPGQLSTRRGGHSARSLSPREETAGKNKGHRGRKEEQFHKNHLNEERSESPPVPAVRNRLLQVQQRQIQASHFLVQNHHGRRERSSRADAQQRSSPAAVPEAARPPSAQFVPYVRTREVYYLDPEAPLSRPSTQDPQHRHLHDSYQMPRQIFSSDHIRDPLLNPDVVTIRERQQAILKGLSKLRQGLLQKQKELENTLIPIVAQENFMPPF, encoded by the exons ATGAACCTGGG CGATGGACTGAAGCTCGAAACTGAAGTGCTGGATGGAAAGCCTAGGCTAATTTTAGCTTcttctg ATAAATCAAAGCCTGCCATGAAG ATGGGTAATAAAGCCAGAGCACCTAAACAGACCTTGAGAATAAAGCACACTGGGCTCGTCTTGAGGCCAACACAAAATGCTTGTATCAAGCAGGAAAATTTAACAAAACCAAGGAGTGAATCAAGCTTATCAATGACAAAAGGTGAAAAGCTGCAAGTTAATAAACGCTCCTCACATGAAGCCACAACTAAAGATCACTCTTTGATTTTCCAAAGAGATAAGACAAACAGATACCCTGATTCAGAGGATCCTAATATTGTGAAAGAAACTAAACAGAAACCTCAAACCCCATGTGTATCAGCTGAAGACTTTAAAAGTTTGGTGTGTTTAACACAAGAACAGCTTCAACAGATACTGATGATTGTTAAAGAAGGGAGAAGCATCTCTGAGACTCATAAtgaaaagcaagaggaaatgg CTTCTTATGAGGCATCAGAGGAGAATGTTACACCATCACTCCAGAAAGACTGTGAAGTGTCCCTGGTTCCAGATGAAGCAAACTCTGATTCAAGCAGGAAACAAGAAGCACATCCACAGCCCGGACAAAAAGTTAC aaagGATTCATGGAAACCTGCTGACATGTTTAGTACCTTGGGTGAAAGAGAAGGGGAGAAAGCCTTATTGGAATTTAAAAAGGCCCAATGGAAGAAGGAATTAG atgaaCAAGTAGCActgaagaagaaactgaaagaaactTTGGAGGGAAACATGGGCGATTTCTGGGCAAAACCTGGCAATAATAAAACCCATAAAGTGGAAACACCTGACCCAGACCAG ACAATGTTTCCAGCTGATTCAGTTCATGGCACTGAGGAAAACTCTGCCTGTACAGCTGCTTTAGCCACAGAGCCTGATGGAGTTGCACTGAATGTTCCAGGAGCTCCAGCTGGGCAGTCTTCTGATTTCAGTTCTTCTGACTTTCCAGCTGGCAGTTGCACAGCATTGGCTTTCAGG GAAGCTGTGCCACAGGAACGACCTTTTAGTGCTTTGAAACATGAGCAACAGAAGAAGTGGCTTGAAGAGTTGgacaagcagaaggaagaagctAAATTAcgaaaaatagaagaaaaacttAATTTATCAAAG GCAGAAGAGCATGACAGATGGGCAATGCATTTTGATTCTTTTAAGAACCACCTTAATGCTAATGCACAACAGGGAATGTACAGAAAGCCTGAAAGTCTTTGCCTGTCACCTGACCACAAGGACCCGACTGCTTTCATTCACCCTTTGTCACCTGCAGCTTTAGGCAACCTCATGCCTTTACAGGTGGGAACTGCAGAAAAAGCTGCTAAAAGTGGTGCTTTGGAACAAAGTCAGAGAGTCAG ttttctcCGTTCCATGACAGCTCTGCTGGACCCTGCACAGATTgaggagagggacaggagaCGGCAGAAGCAGTTGGAACATCAG AAAGCAATAATGGCTCAGGTGGAAGAAAAACGGAAGAAGAAACAACTggaggaagagcagagaaaatggGAAGAACAACAGGAAGAACTGCGCCTGGCACGAGAAAAAGCACAACTGCAGAAACAGTTTGAAGAAGAAAtgctgaaacaaaaacaaaaggag gaacttGCAACTCTTAAAGCCAAAGAGCTTTATCAGACAATGGAAAAAGCTCAGGAATTAGCCCATGGatcaaaacaacaacagcacATTCCAGACTTGGCTCAGAAGGCACATGACATTTCAAAACTTCAGAACAATCTTGGTAGTG CACAAAGTACTGATTTCCCTGATGGTGTGGAGAGCAGTCCCCCTGAGCAGCAGGCTTCTCCTCGGAGGGACACCGCGGTGCAGACAG attgcTATAATACTTCAGCATACACTGAGTCAGCTGAGGAAAGAACTGCATGTTGTGAATCACCTGATATTTCCATAGAATATAAAGAAACCTCTAACAGTAAAAAATACCAGAAGGAAATGCAGTATACggataaaaataaactttcaggAAAAGAGACTGGTGGCATTTACAGTGATCTATACGAGCAATATGCAAGAAGAGAAAGACAAATTAAGTcttcagaaaaatacagcaaaagacCTGACTGGAACATAAACAAGCCTGGGAAAAGATACATTCCAGCCTCAGAAAGGTACCCTAAACCACTGCAGAAACAAAGGGAAGAGAACAAAGTGCGCCGCCaaatggagctgctgcagttggTAGAAAGGaacagccctgggcagctcagTACAAGAAGAGGGGGGCACTCAGCCAGGTCTCTCTCACCTCGGGAAGAAACAGCTGGGAAGAACAAGGGCCACAGAGGCAGGAAG GAAGAACAATTTCATAAGAATCACTTGAATGAAGAAAG GTCTGAATCCCCACCTGTTCCAGCAGTTAGGAACAGATTACTCCAAGTACAACAAAGACAGATCCAGGCTTCTCATTTCCTGGTGCAGAACCACCATGGTaggagagagaggagcagcagggcagacgCTCAGCAGAGGAGCTCCCCCGCTGCCGTCCCTGAGGCCGCGAGACCTCCCTCGGCACAGTTCGTGCCCTACGTGCGCACGCGGGAGGTTTATTACCTCGACCCTGAGGCACCGCTGAGCCGGCCCTCAACACAGGACCCCCAGCATCGACACCTGCACG ATTCTTACCAAATGCCACGACAGATTTTTAGCTCAGATCACATTAGAGATCCTCTTCTCAATCCTGATGTAGTTACAATCAGAGAGAGACAACAAGCAATTCTCAAAGGATTGTCAAAATTACGACAG ggcctcctgcagaagcagaaggagTTGGAGAACACTCTGATTCCCATTGTAGCTCAAGAGAACTTCATGCCACCGTTTTGA